Proteins co-encoded in one Acidobacteriota bacterium genomic window:
- the miaA gene encoding tRNA (adenosine(37)-N6)-dimethylallyltransferase MiaA gives MGDSNKRSQAIFVIAGPTASGKTALGVELALRVGGEVINCDSVQIYQGIQLATAKPSDEEMRGVPHHLIGYVDPNIDYTAGDWARDAAAKIYEIESRGKVPILVGGTGFYLRTLRQPLFESPKTDTELRERFRTIHKDHGSEHLHRMLTRVDRQTAEKLEPRDYIRVIRALEVYFQTGEPLSKQQSNLPEPPEFADRLSILVLDPPRAELYEKINARAELHFAAGLVNEVKQLLADGVTDRGNALGAHAYRRVCEFLRGERTLESAIERSKQDVRNYAKRQMTWFRREPGVIWLAGFGTDPAIISKLFELTGKEGGTTK, from the coding sequence ATGGGGGATTCGAACAAACGATCGCAGGCGATATTCGTGATCGCAGGTCCAACGGCGTCGGGCAAAACCGCTCTCGGGGTTGAGCTTGCTCTTCGTGTTGGTGGCGAGGTGATCAATTGCGATTCCGTGCAGATCTATCAGGGAATTCAGCTTGCTACCGCCAAACCCAGCGATGAAGAAATGCGAGGTGTGCCGCATCATTTGATCGGCTACGTGGATCCGAATATCGATTACACCGCGGGCGATTGGGCCCGCGATGCGGCAGCGAAGATCTACGAGATAGAATCTCGCGGCAAGGTTCCGATCCTGGTTGGCGGAACAGGATTTTACCTCCGTACCCTGCGTCAGCCATTGTTTGAGAGTCCAAAAACCGATACAGAATTGCGTGAGCGTTTCCGAACGATCCACAAAGATCACGGTTCTGAGCATCTTCATCGCATGCTTACTCGCGTCGATCGACAAACTGCCGAAAAGCTCGAACCTCGCGATTACATTCGCGTGATCCGTGCTCTCGAAGTTTATTTTCAAACTGGCGAGCCTCTCTCCAAACAGCAGTCAAATCTGCCAGAGCCTCCTGAATTTGCGGATCGGCTGAGCATTTTAGTACTCGATCCGCCGCGAGCCGAATTGTATGAAAAAATTAATGCCCGGGCCGAACTGCATTTTGCAGCAGGGCTCGTAAATGAAGTGAAACAGTTACTTGCAGACGGCGTAACAGATAGAGGGAATGCACTCGGCGCTCACGCGTATCGCCGGGTTTGTGAGTTTCTTCGGGGTGAGCGAACCCTGGAATCTGCTATCGAGCGATCAAAACAGGACGTTCGCAATTATGCCAAACGGCAAATGACGTGGTTCAGACGCGAGCCGGGCGTTATCTGGCTTGCTGGTTTTGGGACTGACCCGGCGATCATCAGCAAACTTTTCGAGCTGACCGGGAAGGAAGGTGGAACCACGAAATGA